The Malassezia restricta chromosome I, complete sequence genome contains the following window.
TGCGGTACGTGTGCATTgtgtgccgctgcagaAAAAGGATCAACGCATGCAATAAGTGTGTGCACGTAGGAGAGAGCGTCAGAGCGACGTGATGCAGAAAAGGGGTCGGTCTTGTCTCGCTGTACATGCTCAGGATGGTATCCAGGGACGCCAGAGCCGGGTGCCTGCCTGGCACGGGTCCCTCAGCATAGAGCATGAACACACTTTGGGTGAAcgcaagcgcagcatcCGACGCTGGCGACACGTCACGGCGGTACGCATGCGTGTCCTGGACGTCGTCGTATACTTCTAAGGGCACAGACAGCATCATGTACACGCACAGccgatgcgcacgcgctACATCGGCATACGAAAGCGCGTGACTTTGTGAGAGTGCAGGAAACACGAGGGCTTGGGCCCAGTGGGCTATCAGGCGCCCAGGGCCGAGCAGGATCGCTGCttgctcgacgacgcgcaaCATACAcgcggcatcggcgcctCCGTGCATATCGATCAGATCcacatgcaggcgctccgCAATCGACTCACATGCACCCGAGCGCTCCGGCTCAGGCGCATGGATCCACTCGGGATCCGACATGTCCGTATCCAGATGCAGATCGGCTAGCAGCGCCTGCAACGCAGtccatgctgcgccaccgTCGCTGCCCTTTTGGAGATGCGCATAcacggcctgcgtcgcCTCCTTCAGCAAGGCAACGGTcccgcgcggcgcatgtacCTGGAACGAGCTCTGGCTCGAGaacgacggcggcggcataCACAAGGCCAAACCGCCGCCACACCAGGGCGGCAGGAGCTGGTTGCGTGGTTATCACGTGACTACTTCGACTTGCCCGCGTCCTCTTTGAGCGACACGATGCGGTTGAGCACGAGGTGGTGGGGCGCCTGGTCGCCAAAGAGCGCCATAGAGCTGTCGCTGTCAGCGGCAAAGTAGCCCACACGCATAGCCTGGAAGCGGACACACTCTTTGCCGACAGTGCTCGAGGCCGACGCCTGTGACGCGTCGTGGGCCTGTACGCTCTGCGCGGCGTCCTTGCCGAGCGCGTTTTCTGCCAGCTGTGCAgcctgctgcacacgctcgtgcgcctcgcgcttggCTTGAGCCATGGCCATCTCAGCCACACGGAAAATGCCGACTTCTAGCATGGCATCCCGCAGGATTTCGCGGCTGTGGGGGTTGATAAACGCCAAAAAGTCGTCCTGGGCCGCGGGGTCTTCGCACGTAAAGAGCGGGTGGAAGAGGCGCGCTTCTGCGACACGCACGGGACTCTGACTCGGAGCATGCTCCGCGACCCATTGGATATATGTCTTGGGCACGACCGGCGACGCGCCGTTTTCGTAGCGGCACACGAGCTCGGTGACCTCACCAGCGTCATTCGTACGGAACGACGTGCACGTCACGGGGTGCGGCACCTGGTACAGACCCACCGTCTTGCCTGGCGCGAGACGGAAGTAGTCCGGCGCGTCTTGCGTACGGAAGTCGGACGCATCAATGTACACCGTCTTCGTAAACGGCACGGTCACCTGGCCCATCTCAGGCACCTTGGGATGCAGCGGCTTCGTGATATCGAGCGCATAGTCGTCAGGCAGGTTTTCAATAATGACCTTGAGCGGCTTGACCACCATCATGAGACGCGGTGTGTTCATCTCGAGGTACTGCCGCACCGCCTGGTCAAAGCGACTGAGCGGGATCGTCGAGTTGTGCGTAGTGACGCCCAATTGGTTCACAAACGACAGAATAGCACCGGGCGGCACAccacggcggcgcagacCAATGAGGGTATACATGCGTGGGTCGTCCCAGCCGTCCACATAGCCCTCGTTCACGAGTTTGAGCATCTTGCGCTTGGACATGACCGCACCCTCGATCGACAAGCGACCGTACTCGTACTGTCGCGGCTTGTAcacatccagcgcatcacACAGCCATTCGTACGATTCACGCGCGAGAATGAATTCCGTCGTGCAGAGCGAATGTGAGATGTTTTCAAAACTGTCGACCAGGCAGTGTGTAAAGTCGTACGTGGGATACATGCACCACTTGGTGCCTGTGCGGtggtgcggcgcgtccagcacacgGTACGCGATCAAGTCCCACATATACGGATTGCCACTGCCCAGCATGTCCTGCTtcatgcgcagcaccgcctcaCCGGGCTGGTACTTGCCATGCTTCATATCGTCAAACGCCTGCAGCGACTCTTCGATGGGACGATGCCGCCACTTGCTctcgacgcgcacgtcTTTGTCCGGTCCACCGCGACCTGCGCGAATCTCCTCCGGTGTCGAGTGATCCACATACGCCAGGCCACGGCGAATCAGCTCGAGAGCCAATTCGTACAGGCGGTCAAAGTAGTCAGACGAGTATGTGACCTTGAACGGCTCGAAGCCGAGCCACCGCACCGTCTCGAGAATGCTCACAAAGTACTTTTCTTCCTCTGCTGCCGGGTTTGTATCGTCGAAGCGCAAGTAGCACAGGCCTTTGTGGTAGCGTGCAAAGCCAAAGTTGACCGCGATAGCTTTGGAGTGGCCAATGTGCAGGAAACCATTGGGCTCAGGCGGGAACCGCGTAAGAACAGAGCCATGCGTCGCACGCAGGTGCTCCTCACGCAGTCGCTCCGACTTTTGCGGATTTTCGCCCGGCTTGTGCAGCGAAGCGAGGAAGCCCTCTTCAAACATCGCATCGGGACGCACTGCCTCTTCCTTCTTGGGCTTCTTGTCCGCCTtgggcgctggcgcgctCTTTTTCTTggtcgctgctgcgcgTGGACCGAACTGCGCCGTCAGCTCAGCTTCCACGGCATTCTTGATATCGACGGGCTGTGCCCACCGCAGCGACggagcgccgcgcacggccgacaTGAGGAGCGACATTTTAGGCCATCCGCCGGCCTCCGTGATCTCAGCGCGGTGAGCATCCATCTTGCTACGCACGACAGCCACGCACTCAGCAGGCGATACGATGACGCCGACGCCACAGTGTTCGTTGAaagctgcgtcgtcgtccagcgtgtCCACCGAGGCCGCATACGCGCATGCCGTCTGGATTTGGTCCGTCGACACGAGGTctttgcgcacgacgcggtcAATAATGTAGTCTAGCTTGTGATCGGGCAGGTCAGCGCCATTCGAGGCGGCCACTACGACGGCCGAGCCCACTTTGGCATCCAGGTGCTTCTTATCTAGGTCATGCGCAGAGatggcatgctcgagcgcgcgcgcataCTTGGGGTTTTTGATTGTATCTGCGGCACGCTGACCTGTCAGCGAAATCGTCGCAAACAaatcgacgaggcgcgcgacatgaGGATCGCTCGTATCGAGCTTGGGCGCCATAACGAGCTGGGAAaaaaggcgcgcgagcaAACGCCGTGGGCTTCTCTCTAGTCACGTGGCTTAGTCTACACGAATATGGCGGTACATGCGCTGGACGCAGACATAGCAGGCAGCGAAGCCAACGAAGCCAAAGAGCAGAAAGTCGAGCGTCGAAATGATGAGCAGGTAGCCAATGTACAGAAATTTGCTCGACAGATCTGGCAAATTGAGACGCATGACGCAGAAAAAGACGCCATACGCAAACAGCCAAAACGCACTGGCTCCACCGGAAATAAAGGCACGCCACTGCCAGCGGTACTCTTCGGCGCACAGATGCAGATAGCAGTTCAGAATACTCACGGTCGCAGTTGTCAGCAGCGTTACGACAAAGGTGAGCGAGAGGAACCCAAAGGCATAGTACACGCGGTTGCCAAACAAGGAGTTGATAATAAAGAAGAGCTCGAGCCAGGCGGCACCGAATGGCAGCAAGCCGGCGAGCAGAGCGGACGGCCATAGACGCATGTACCATTTTTGCGGCGGAATCTGCCGAGGAATTTGGTTCACGCGCACGGGATGCGGAAATCCACCCGCTTTGAGACCAAAGTACGTGCCGAGGAACGACAGAGGCACATGGATCAAGAACCAGAGCGCCACGAGGGCCAGCAGCGTACCAaacggcacggcgccggacGAATGATTCAGCACCAGCACAAAATTGAGCAGATTCATGAGCGCGAAAATGGCTGTCGGTAGCAGCACAGCCGTGAGAATCATGTTGCGCCGCCACTGCGCGCCATCAAAGCTCACATATACCCGAGCACTGACATAGCCACCAAGGCACCCGAACAGCGTCCAAGTCACAATCATGATGGTGCCGAGCGATCCGCGATTCGAGGGGTTGAGGAAGCCCAGCAAAGCAAAGAACAAGGTCGTCGTAGCCATCGCACCCAGCTGAGCGCCTGATCCTGCCATGACACTGAGCATCATCGAGGATGTGGGCGCACGGAACACCTCGCCATGCACAAGCTTCCACCCGAAATCTTCCTGGATATCTTCAGTGAGGTCGATCGCATTGTAGCGGTAGATATCGTGGCGCATAGAGCGTGCCATGACGAGGGCGACAAGGAGGCAAAGAAGCGCCACGATCGCGGTTGCATTGAGTAGTGAGTACCAATGGATCCGCGGATCGACAACGTGCAGGTACGCATCCCATCGCGTAGCCCATGGCGTATCACTGCGTGTCCAGATGACGCTGTATGTGTACGCCACCGGTGTCGTGGTATTGGGTGAGAGGAACATGGGCTCACTCACGTCGCACCGCGGCTGAGACGACGTCATGGACGCAAGGGACATGGGCCGGACATTGACACCAACGACGCGGTACTCTTGGGGCGAGCGCTCGTGGTATGATATATTGAGCTGGTAATGATTGTACACGGCAGGGGTCTTGAGTCGGTGCCCTTGAGCATCAAGAATGGTGCCAAGCAAGAACCCGATCGAATTGACACGGAGCGTGCCGTCTGGTTTGGTCATATCGATATCAGCCACAGGCAGGCCATCGACCATCCAGTTGACCGCATACCGCTCGTTGATGCGGTCGTTGACGAAGGACGCCTGCTCAGGTGTTGTCTGGGTCATGCAGAGGGGGACGCACGACTTTTcttcgagcatgcgcaCCTGAAGCGCGCTGTTATAAATACGATCACCAAACAGCACACTTCCCAAGCTTCCGCTCTCAGCCTTGATGCCCGCGTCCGGCCGGCAGAATCCAAGGCGCTCATCATAGTAGTCGTAACTGACGAGACCATGCACGGGTGTTGCACCGGCCATGGGATGCAGAGCATTTACATGCACCGGCACGGACTGCCCACGGGTGTATGACACAGGCGCACTGCCTGGCAAATACCATGCATGGGCGCGGTACGCCaggagcacgagcgcccATAGGCCTAGCACACGCATCGACACCAAACGCAAGTGACGCGTGGCCTGCGACGCCGAGTGGGCGTCTCTCAACTCACGTGATACTCACGCCTGGACCTCGACCATCATGCGAGTAGGTACGGAGCGACTCACGGCAGGCGTATTCGTTCTGGGTGTTTGATCGCGGCTGTAATGTGATATACCATCAAGACTGGTCGCGACTgcatcagcagcatgcGGCGGCTACGTCGGGCTTGTCGTTCACGTCGTCCCTCTCGTCAACGTTGCAGCTGGTGGGCGGCGCCGGTGGCGATGAAGACAAGGCCGGTGTGCATGCAGCGAGCAagcgcgctcgcggcgatACGATGGAAGGTGTCTCGCGCCATGTCAGCACAGACGAAAAAGAGGTGGATCCGCGCCTCTTGCCGTTCGATGAGGAGTCGAAGCTTATCTACGGTGTCGTGTACTCACTCCGAAACATGGTGCGCAAGTTGGGCGGATCTCACGAAACATTTCACAATATCTCGACCCCCACCTATACCCTGACGCACATGCAGACGCCCAGCATGTACACGTTTGTGCTCATTACCGACGCGCCACCGAATCGAGCCGAAAAGGGCCCCTccgtcggcggcacaccTGGCACGAGCCCGATCCCGGGCACGGATGACACGACGTTACGAGCCGTGATACGTGAGCTATGGCGCGGTCCATGGATTCAATTTGCGGTGCATCACCCTCTTGTGCACG
Protein-coding sequences here:
- a CDS encoding glutaminyl-tRNA synthetase, whose product is MAPKLDTSDPHVARLVDLFATISLTGQRAADTIKNPKYARALEHAISAHDLDKKHLDAKVGSAVVVAASNGADLPDHKLDYIIDRVVRKDLVSTDQIQTACAYAASVDTLDDDAAFNEHCGVGVIVSPAECVAVVRSKMDAHRAEITEAGGWPKMSLLMSAVRGAPSLRWAQPVDIKNAVEAELTAQFGPRAAATKKKSAPAPKADKKPKKEEAVRPDAMFEEGFLASLHKPGENPQKSERLREEHLRATHGSVLTRFPPEPNGFLHIGHSKAIAVNFGFARYHKGLCYLRFDDTNPAAEEEKYFVSILETVRWLGFEPFKVTYSSDYFDRLYELALELIRRGLAYVDHSTPEEIRAGRGGPDKDVRVESKWRHRPIEESLQAFDDMKHGKYQPGEAVLRMKQDMLGSGNPYMWDLIAYRVLDAPHHRTGTKWCMYPTYDFTHCLVDSFENISHSLCTTEFILARESYEWLCDALDVYKPRQYEYGRLSIEGAVMSKRKMLKLVNEGYVDGWDDPRMYTLIGLRRRGVPPGAILSFVNQLGVTTHNSTIPLSRFDQAVRQYLEMNTPRLMMVVKPLKVIIENLPDDYALDITKPLHPKVPEMGQVTVPFTKTVYIDASDFRTQDAPDYFRLAPGKTVGLYQVPHPVTCTSFRTNDAGEVTELVCRYENGASPVVPKTYIQWVAEHAPSQSPVRVAEARLFHPLFTCEDPAAQDDFLAFINPHSREILRDAMLEVGIFRVAEMAMAQAKREAHERVQQAAQLAENALGKDAAQSVQAHDASQASASSTVGKECVRFQAMRVGYFAADSDSSMALFGDQAPHHLVLNRIVSLKEDAGKSK
- a CDS encoding trafficking protein particle complex subunit 1 — encoded protein: MRAYSFWVFDRGCNVIYHQDWSRLHQQHAAATSGLSFTSSLSSTLQLVGGAGGDEDKAGVHAASKRARGDTMEGVSRHVSTDEKEVDPRLLPFDEESKLIYGVVYSLRNMVRKLGGSHETFHNISTPTYTLTHMQTPSMYTFVLITDAPPNRAEKGPSVGGTPGTSPIPGTDDTTLRAVIRELWRGPWIQFAVHHPLVHATEREALDEHQPTSRVRGIDNTALHTNVERVLAQYKLLPTM
- a CDS encoding transmembrane 9 superfamily member 2/4, with the translated sequence MRVLGLWALVLLAYRAHAWYLPGSAPVSYTRGQSVPVHVNALHPMAGATPVHGLVSYDYYDERLGFCRPDAGIKAESGSLGSVLFGDRIYNSALQVRMLEEKSCVPLCMTQTTPEQASFVNDRINERYAVNWMVDGLPVADIDMTKPDGTLRVNSIGFLLGTILDAQGHRLKTPAVYNHYQLNISYHERSPQEYRVVGVNVRPMSLASMTSSQPRCDVSEPMFLSPNTTTPVAYTYSVIWTRSDTPWATRWDAYLHVVDPRIHWYSLLNATAIVALLCLLVALVMARSMRHDIYRYNAIDLTEDIQEDFGWKLVHGEVFRAPTSSMMLSVMAGSGAQLGAMATTTLFFALLGFLNPSNRGSLGTIMIVTWTLFGCLGGYVSARVYVSFDGAQWRRNMILTAVLLPTAIFALMNLLNFVLVLNHSSGAVPFGTLLALVALWFLIHVPLSFLGTYFGLKAGGFPHPVRVNQIPRQIPPQKWYMRLWPSALLAGLLPFGAAWLELFFIINSLFGNRVYYAFGFLSLTFVVTLLTTATVSILNCYLHLCAEEYRWQWRAFISGGASAFWLFAYGVFFCVMRLNLPDLSSKFLYIGYLLIISTLDFLLFGFVGFAACYVCVQRMYRHIRVD